In one window of Acetonema longum DSM 6540 DNA:
- a CDS encoding TrkA C-terminal domain-containing protein — MSTSPSIYHSISLDIAQRIINGDFPVGGKISGRSLLAGHYNVSPETIRKAVALLKDANVLSVSQGKEIRITSVEQAYYYIEHHKSMHSVYSLKQELELLLQRKQEIDRQLEDVLTNIISYSDRLKNLTPYNPVEIKISSTSHVVGKTITELKLWQNTGATLVAIRRGSEITVSPGPLAVLQGNDQLVVVGQAGFFQRFTDFIQAPAADA, encoded by the coding sequence ATGTCAACCAGCCCGTCCATCTATCATTCTATTTCCCTGGATATTGCTCAGCGCATTATAAACGGGGATTTTCCCGTAGGGGGAAAGATATCCGGCCGGTCACTTTTAGCCGGCCATTATAATGTGTCCCCGGAAACCATCCGAAAAGCTGTTGCCCTGTTAAAAGACGCCAATGTGCTTAGCGTCTCCCAGGGAAAAGAAATCCGGATCACTTCAGTGGAGCAGGCCTATTATTACATTGAGCATCATAAGAGCATGCATTCGGTCTATTCTCTAAAACAGGAGCTGGAATTGCTGCTGCAGCGCAAGCAGGAAATAGACCGGCAGCTGGAAGATGTCCTGACCAATATCATCAGCTACTCTGACCGTCTGAAAAATTTAACTCCCTATAATCCGGTAGAGATAAAGATATCCTCCACGTCTCATGTGGTAGGAAAAACCATCACCGAGCTCAAACTCTGGCAAAACACCGGCGCCACCCTTGTAGCCATCCGGCGCGGTTCCGAGATCACCGTCTCGCCCGGTCCCCTGGCCGTCCTCCAGGGCAATGACCAGTTGGTGGTGGTAGGACAGGCCGGGTTCTTTCAGCGATTTACGGATTTCATTCAAGCTCCGGCTGCAGACGCTTAG